From Topomyia yanbarensis strain Yona2022 chromosome 1, ASM3024719v1, whole genome shotgun sequence, one genomic window encodes:
- the LOC131682325 gene encoding bis(5'-adenosyl)-triphosphatase enpp4-like, whose amino-acid sequence MIPRLTASCGGGGGWAQVALFLLLHLLGNVSPNGSSSVPVAANSPAVLIVVSYDAFRNEYLQRNSTAFMNELRRNGTTTEYLRNVFPTKTFPNHHSIATGVYPNQHGVTSNGVYDHARGKLNYSYELFHFDEELVPIWILNEQSGGHSGCMMWPGSDFPYTKSNISCSHSQPFNLTSPWNDRVDTVFKWIQDPSKPANLVMLYIEEPDYYGHIYSPESDRVAQLIVKLNDLTRYIYDKIREFGLQERVNVLHLSDHGMDSVMPKNFINLTSLTPPDVKYDVYGSTPVLQIVPKVKQQTADLYRALWNASVRNGNFDVYTLENLPPRWHFNNSQRTGPITAVAKLGYGFDDMWRMVNYYRKAFNVTITPDTKYGVHGYDNDLMIMHPIFFGYGPRISERTAVEPFDTVDLYYLFCEILELRSPPQLVGNREHILAVLRNDSRDDDDDPSGESTRAATLAVIFAGSLIASFALVSLLAVFVIRQRRRRDNLVPHYLYDETESFLDEGNKLLPAAAATHHHHQQQQQQQQHATLHGHQHHHHHHHQQHHHLHTNASINGDVVSIDV is encoded by the exons ATGATTCCACGATTGACGGCCAGCTGTGGTGGTGGTGGCGGCTGGGCTCAGGTGGCACTGTTTCTGCTGCTGCACCTGTTAGGTAACGTATCGCCTAATGGTTCTTCCAGCGTACCAGTTGCAGCGAATTCACCCGCCGTGCTGATTGTCGTCTCGTATGACGCCTTTCGAAATGAGTATCTGCAACGCAATAGTACTGCGTTTATGAACGAACTTCGTCGGAATGGTACTACGACGGAATATCTGCGGAATGTTTTTCCTACAAAGACTTTCCCGAATCATCATAGCATTGCGACGGGGGTGTACCCGAACCAGCACGGGGTGACGTCCAACGGGGTGTACGACCATGCCCGGGGGAAGCTGAACTACTCGTACGAGCTGTTTCATTTCGATGAGGAGTTGGTGCCGATTTGG ATATTAAACGAACAAAGCGGAGGCCATTCCGGATGTATGATGTGGCCCGGATCGGACTTTCCGTATACAAAGTCGAACATTAGCTGTAGTCACTCGCAGCCATTTAATTTGACATCGCCATGGAATGATCGGGTCGATACAGTTTTTAAGTGGATCCAGGATCCAAGCAAGCCAGCGAATTTGGTGATGCTGTACATAGAGGAGCCGGACTACTACGGTCATATCTACAGTCCGGAGTCGGATCGGGTGGCTCAACTGATCGTGAAGCTGAACGATCTAACGCGGTACATTTACGACAAGATCAGGGAGTTTGGGCTTCAGGAGCGGGTGAatgtgttgcatttgagcgaccACGGAATGGATTCGGTGATGCCAAAGAATTTTATTAATCTGACGAGCCTAACACCACCGGACGTCAAGTATGATGTGTACGGATCAACTCCGGTGCTGCAGATTGTTCCGAAGGTGAAACAGCAGACGGCAGATTTGTACCGGGCACTCTGGAACGCTTCCGTACGAAATGGTAATTTTGATGTCTACACGCTGGAGAATCTGCCACCGCGCTGGCATTTTAATAATTCGCAGCGAACTGGACCGATAACGGCCGTGGCGAAGCTGGGCTATGGCTTCGATGACATGTGGAGGATGGTCAATTACTACCGAAAGGCATTCAACGTTACAA TAACCCCCGACACCAAATACGGTGTACATGGGTACGATAACGATCTGATGATCATGCATCCGATCTTTTTCGGATACGGACCGCGAATAAGTGAACGAACGGCGGTGGAACCGTTCGATACTGTCGACTTGTACTATCTGTTCTGTGAAATTTTGGAATTGAGAAGTCCTCCCCAGTTGGTCGGCAACCGGGAGCACATTTTAGCTGTCCTGCGAAACGATTCCCGTGACGATGACGACGATCCTAGCGGAGAGTCGACTCGGGCAGCTACCCTAGCTG TAATCTTTGCCGGCAGTTTGATTGCTTCCTTCGCACTGGTTAGCCTGCTGGCAGTGTTTGTCATTCGGCAGCGCCGCCGGAGGGACAACCTCGTACCGCACTATCTGTACGACGAAACGGAATCATTCCTGGACGAAGGAAACAAGTTACTGccggcagcagcagcaacacatCACCAccaccaacagcagcagcaacaacaacagcatgCTACTCTGCACGGtcatcaacatcatcatcaccaccaccaccagcagcaCCATCATCTTCACACCAATGCGTCCATCAACGGGGACGTGGTTTCGATCGATGTTTGA